Proteins encoded in a region of the Leptolyngbya sp. FACHB-261 genome:
- a CDS encoding bacteriorhodopsin produces MDLQTAFHWIYVISMMIGAFYFMSLGNNPRGVPKSEYLVATFIPIWSGLAYMAMALGQGKVEIAGQITHYARYIDWIVTTPLLLLSLSWTAMYFIAKDWTLIAALMATQTIVVVTGLIADLSGNGEARFLWYTCGVVAFLVILWGIWIPLRAKTRGQGVELSRLYNRLSTYFTVLWVSYPIVWLIGPSGLNWVNQTIETLLFCVLPFFSKVGFSYLDLNGLRRLSRAKANAATASHSVTH; encoded by the coding sequence ATGGACTTACAGACCGCATTTCATTGGATTTACGTAATTTCAATGATGATTGGCGCGTTTTATTTCATGTCACTCGGCAACAATCCACGTGGCGTTCCCAAGTCCGAGTATTTAGTTGCTACCTTCATTCCCATCTGGTCAGGGCTGGCTTACATGGCGATGGCACTTGGTCAGGGTAAAGTTGAAATTGCAGGTCAAATAACCCATTACGCTCGTTACATTGACTGGATCGTCACAACCCCTTTGCTATTGCTGTCATTGTCTTGGACGGCAATGTATTTTATTGCAAAAGACTGGACGTTAATCGCTGCCTTAATGGCAACTCAGACGATAGTTGTCGTAACAGGATTAATCGCGGATTTATCTGGAAATGGTGAAGCCAGGTTTCTGTGGTACACCTGTGGTGTCGTTGCGTTTCTAGTCATTCTTTGGGGAATTTGGATACCTTTGAGGGCCAAAACCCGTGGGCAAGGTGTAGAGCTGTCTAGGCTTTATAACAGGCTTTCGACCTACTTTACAGTACTATGGGTTAGCTATCCGATCGTCTGGTTAATTGGCCCTTCTGGTTTGAATTGGGTCAACCAGACAATTGAAACGTTACTATTCTGCGTTTTACCCTTTTTCTCAAAAGTTGGGTTTAGCTATCTAGATTTGAATGGTCTACGTCGCCTAAGCCGCGCCAAAGCCAACGCAGCTACTGCCAGCCACAGTGTAACTCATTAG